A single region of the Streptomyces sp. NBC_00425 genome encodes:
- a CDS encoding YncE family protein — MRRRSISAATTLAVVLSSAVLAASSAGVAVADSATVLPVESVGDIVVDGAHQRVYVSDPSGGKIVVTDYAGTVKATLTGLSGVTGLALSADSGQVYAAVKNANRIIAVETGTYSETSSYPLGVAPGDLEVVDGRIWFGYGSDFGSLDVSGAEPAVHLSQRGDGDFSGTALLGADPAVPGVLVAGNGGRVAVYDLSADGATLRAKGDMDGSVKQLDLTPDGKQVLTSWGSPGFGYGIGAYSATDLAEQPGYAIDAYPNAVRVAPDGSVAGGSFSWYDPDVHVIRPGATTPVREYDFPNTGNSSGADTLVDGALAWAPDSSRVFAVSVNTADVFTLRALTDPTKELPALKVTAPVKAERAKKLTVTGRLTSATPLPAGTVLKVTRADLESPGGKVLAPVKTKADGSFAFTDVPPAGGKVTYRVFFAGDAGHAATVGSDVVAVSRKATALSVTNNGKLYAYGKDVTFTAHLGATYRNRTVAIYVDPAGSDKPKKLVKNAKVNSQGNLSVVVDMTRDTAVTAVFAGDSRSAGKTAKSTAGAYAKVSTTVSRHYKTGRIGSTTYSYFRKNTDPLFTTTMNYYAGRQQRLQVQVYYQGSWYDSGSQYFPVGASGKSAVTLEAPGEAGIRARIRSSYIDGSSGDNVNATTHGAWKYIVFTN; from the coding sequence GTGCGCAGGCGCAGCATCTCGGCCGCGACGACGCTCGCGGTCGTTCTCAGCTCCGCGGTACTCGCCGCGAGTTCGGCGGGAGTGGCCGTGGCCGACTCCGCCACCGTCCTTCCGGTGGAGTCGGTCGGCGACATCGTCGTGGACGGCGCCCACCAGCGCGTCTACGTCTCCGACCCGAGCGGCGGAAAGATCGTCGTCACCGACTACGCGGGCACCGTCAAGGCGACCCTGACCGGGTTGTCCGGCGTGACGGGCCTCGCGCTGTCCGCCGACTCCGGGCAGGTGTACGCGGCCGTCAAGAACGCCAACCGGATCATCGCCGTGGAGACGGGGACGTACAGCGAGACCTCGAGCTACCCGCTGGGCGTGGCTCCGGGCGACCTGGAGGTGGTGGACGGCCGCATCTGGTTCGGCTACGGCTCCGACTTCGGTTCGCTCGACGTCTCGGGCGCCGAACCCGCCGTCCACCTCTCCCAGCGCGGGGACGGCGACTTCTCCGGCACCGCGCTCCTGGGCGCCGACCCGGCCGTCCCGGGCGTCCTGGTGGCCGGCAACGGCGGCCGGGTCGCCGTCTACGACCTCTCGGCCGACGGGGCCACGCTGCGGGCCAAGGGCGACATGGACGGGTCCGTGAAGCAGCTGGACCTGACGCCCGACGGCAAGCAGGTCCTCACCTCGTGGGGCTCGCCCGGCTTCGGCTACGGCATCGGCGCCTACTCGGCCACCGACCTCGCCGAGCAGCCCGGCTACGCCATCGACGCGTACCCGAACGCCGTGCGGGTCGCACCCGACGGCAGCGTCGCGGGCGGCAGCTTCTCCTGGTACGACCCCGACGTCCACGTCATCCGGCCGGGCGCGACGACGCCGGTGCGCGAGTACGACTTCCCCAACACCGGCAACAGCAGCGGCGCCGACACCCTCGTCGACGGCGCGCTCGCCTGGGCGCCGGACAGCAGCCGGGTGTTCGCGGTCTCCGTGAACACCGCGGACGTCTTCACCCTGCGCGCGCTGACGGACCCGACCAAGGAACTGCCGGCGCTGAAGGTGACGGCTCCGGTCAAGGCGGAACGCGCCAAGAAGCTCACCGTCACAGGCCGACTGACCTCGGCGACGCCGCTTCCGGCGGGCACCGTCCTCAAGGTGACCCGGGCGGACCTGGAGTCGCCCGGCGGCAAGGTCCTCGCCCCGGTCAAGACCAAGGCCGACGGCTCGTTCGCCTTCACGGACGTCCCGCCCGCCGGCGGCAAGGTCACCTACCGGGTGTTCTTCGCGGGCGACGCCGGTCACGCGGCCACCGTCGGCTCCGACGTGGTGGCCGTCTCGCGCAAGGCGACCGCGCTCAGCGTCACCAACAACGGCAAGCTGTACGCGTACGGCAAGGACGTCACGTTCACGGCGCACCTGGGCGCGACGTACAGGAACCGCACGGTGGCGATCTACGTCGACCCCGCCGGCTCCGACAAGCCGAAGAAGCTGGTCAAGAACGCCAAGGTCAACTCGCAGGGCAACCTGTCGGTGGTCGTCGACATGACCCGCGACACGGCCGTCACCGCCGTCTTCGCGGGCGACTCGCGCAGCGCCGGCAAGACCGCGAAGTCCACCGCGGGCGCCTACGCGAAGGTGTCGACCACCGTCTCCCGGCACTACAAGACGGGGAGGATCGGCTCCACGACGTACTCCTACTTCCGCAAGAACACCGACCCGTTGTTCACCACGACCATGAACTACTACGCGGGCCGCCAGCAGCGCCTGCAGGTCCAGGTCTACTACCAGGGTTCCTGGTACGACTCCGGGTCCCAGTACTTCCCGGTGGGCGCGAGCGGGAAGTCCGCCGTCACGCTGGAGGCCCCCGGCGAGGCGGGCATCCGCGCCCGGATCCGCTCGTCGTACATCGACGGCTCCTCCGGCGACAACGTCAACGCGACGACGCACGGCGCCTGGAAGTACATCGTCTTCACCAACTGA
- a CDS encoding YbaK/EbsC family protein encodes MTTTGAHPRFAQALSELGLDELTPRVRRFPDATRTAAEAAAAIGCEPAEICKSLVFAADGAPVLVLMDGASRVDVERVRQVLGAQRVTRAAADVVRETTGYTIGGVPPFGHRTRTRVLADRGLLAHGVVWAAAGDPHAVFPIAPDALIHHAGAALVDVRERTA; translated from the coding sequence ATGACGACCACCGGCGCCCACCCTCGCTTCGCCCAGGCCCTGAGCGAGCTCGGCCTCGACGAACTGACCCCGCGCGTCCGCCGCTTCCCCGACGCGACCCGCACCGCCGCCGAGGCCGCCGCCGCGATCGGCTGCGAACCGGCCGAGATCTGCAAGTCCCTCGTCTTCGCGGCGGACGGCGCGCCGGTCCTCGTGCTGATGGACGGCGCCTCCCGGGTCGACGTCGAGCGGGTACGGCAGGTACTCGGCGCGCAGCGCGTGACGAGGGCCGCAGCCGACGTCGTACGGGAGACGACGGGGTACACGATCGGCGGGGTGCCGCCCTTCGGCCACCGCACACGCACGCGTGTCCTCGCCGACCGGGGCCTCCTTGCGCACGGCGTCGTCTGGGCGGCGGCCGGCGATCCGCACGCCGTCTTCCCCATCGCCCCCGACGCCCTGATCCACCACGCCGGCGCGGCCCTCGTGGACGTCCGCGAACGCACCGCGTGA
- a CDS encoding energy-coupling factor ABC transporter ATP-binding protein has translation MTPSSDLAASPEVAASLDVAGLAFAYPDGHQALFGVDFSVARGERVALLGPNGAGKTTLVLHLNGILTGGAGTVTVAGLPVDKRHMAEIRRKVGIVFQDPDDQLFMPTVREDVAFGPAAAGLKGAALEARVDHALTQVGMAEFKDRPPHHLSFGQRRRVAVATVLAMEPEILVLDEPSSNLDPASRRELADILRALDVTVLMVTHDLPYALELCPRALVLSEGVIAADGPTGELLADDALMRAHRLELPFGFDPRSATMGA, from the coding sequence ATGACGCCCTCCTCCGACCTGGCTGCCTCCCCCGAGGTGGCGGCCTCCCTCGACGTGGCCGGCCTCGCCTTCGCCTACCCCGACGGCCACCAGGCCCTGTTCGGCGTGGACTTCTCCGTCGCGCGCGGGGAGCGGGTCGCACTGCTCGGGCCGAACGGCGCCGGCAAGACGACGCTCGTGCTGCACCTGAACGGCATCCTGACCGGCGGAGCGGGCACGGTGACGGTGGCCGGACTGCCCGTGGACAAGCGGCACATGGCCGAGATCCGGCGCAAGGTCGGCATCGTCTTCCAGGACCCGGACGACCAGCTGTTCATGCCGACCGTCCGCGAGGACGTGGCGTTCGGGCCGGCGGCCGCCGGACTGAAGGGGGCCGCGCTGGAGGCGCGGGTCGACCACGCGCTCACGCAGGTGGGCATGGCGGAGTTCAAGGACCGTCCGCCGCACCACCTCTCCTTCGGGCAGCGGCGTCGGGTGGCCGTCGCGACGGTCCTCGCGATGGAACCGGAGATCCTCGTCCTGGACGAGCCGTCCTCCAACCTCGACCCCGCCTCACGCCGTGAACTGGCCGACATCCTGCGGGCGTTGGACGTCACGGTGCTGATGGTCACGCACGACCTGCCGTACGCCCTCGAGCTCTGCCCGCGCGCCCTGGTCCTCAGCGAGGGCGTGATCGCGGCGGACGGCCCGACGGGCGAGCTGCTCGCCGACGACGCCCTCATGCGCGCCCACCGCCTGGAGCTGCCCTTCGGGTTCGACCCGCGCTCCGCGACAATGGGCGCGTGA
- a CDS encoding organic hydroperoxide resistance protein has protein sequence MYVAEATAHGGRDGFVTSQDGQIELKVAMPPQLGGDGNGTNPEQLFAAGYSSCFHNALILVGNRAGYDLTGSTVAAKVGIGPNSTKGYGLAVALSVSLPVLDPGLAEKLVDAAHQVCPYSNATRGNIDVTIILG, from the coding sequence ATGTACGTCGCCGAGGCCACCGCGCACGGGGGCCGCGACGGGTTCGTGACCAGTCAGGACGGCCAGATCGAGCTGAAGGTGGCGATGCCGCCGCAGCTGGGCGGCGACGGCAACGGCACCAACCCGGAGCAGCTCTTCGCGGCCGGCTACAGCTCCTGCTTCCACAACGCGCTGATCCTGGTCGGCAACCGCGCGGGCTACGACCTGACGGGGTCGACGGTGGCGGCCAAGGTCGGGATCGGCCCCAACAGCACCAAGGGCTACGGGCTCGCGGTGGCGCTCAGCGTCTCGCTCCCCGTGCTGGACCCGGGCCTCGCGGAGAAGCTGGTGGACGCGGCGCACCAGGTCTGCCCGTACTCGAACGCCACACGCGGCAACATCGATGTCACGATCATTCTCGGCTGA
- a CDS encoding lamin tail domain-containing protein — MSVSSVSARRLTAVAIVAAAVTGAATLPASAAAASRPNRPQVEISAVHYDAPGRDDRSAFSLNKEWVELTNTTRHGVNLDGWTLSDDRGDKYTFRNYRLAPRSTVRVHTGIGRDTRTDLYQDRRREVWDNRSDTATLRDDHGRRVDQESWGFNRHHGDDRHHGDDRHHGDNRHHGDNRHHGDNRHHGDNRHHGDNRHHGDDRR, encoded by the coding sequence GTGTCCGTTTCCTCTGTTTCCGCCCGTCGTCTCACCGCCGTCGCGATCGTCGCCGCCGCTGTGACCGGAGCGGCGACACTGCCGGCGTCGGCCGCCGCCGCCTCGCGTCCGAACCGGCCGCAGGTGGAGATCAGCGCCGTGCACTACGACGCACCGGGTCGGGACGACCGCTCGGCCTTCTCCCTGAACAAGGAGTGGGTGGAGCTGACCAACACCACCCGTCACGGCGTCAACCTGGACGGGTGGACGCTCTCCGATGACCGCGGCGACAAGTACACCTTCCGCAACTACCGGCTGGCCCCGCGCTCCACGGTGCGCGTCCACACCGGCATCGGCCGCGACACCCGCACCGACCTGTACCAGGACCGCCGCCGCGAGGTGTGGGACAACCGCTCCGACACCGCCACCCTGCGCGACGACCACGGCCGCCGCGTGGACCAGGAGTCCTGGGGCTTCAACCGCCACCACGGCGACGACCGCCACCACGGCGACGACCGCCACCACGGGGACAACCGCCACCACGGGGACAACCGCCACCACGGGGACAACCGCCACCACGGGGACAACCGCCACCACGGGGACAACCGCCACCACGGCGACGACCGCCGCTGA
- a CDS encoding MMPL family transporter, with the protein MATFLYRLGRLAFRRRHFVALIWVALLTLAGVGAASAPAAGTTSFSIPGVEAQKAFDLLEQRFPGASADGGTGRIVFKAPEGQKMTDAANRATVDKAVKALRDGSEVTSVTDPFTTHAVSKDGTVAYTSVKYDVPGMELQDSTRDALEAAGDTARATGLTVDVGGDALQAGAEPGAIGEVIGLAIAAVVLVLTLGSLVAAGLPLLTAIIGVGIGVSTITVLAKALDLGDTTSTLALMIGLAVGIDYALFIVSRYRSELAEGRDREEAVGRATGTAGSAVVFAGLTVVIALAGLAVVNVPMLTKMGLAAAGTVVVAVLIALTMVPALLGYAGRKVRATGEKRRPAAVKGEQGEQDKPGPGVRWASFVVRRPAVVLLLGVVGLGAIAVPVAQLELGLPDDGSQPTSTTQRRAYDLLSEGFGPGFNGPLLIVVDAANSDDPKAAATSVTDGIKKLGDVATVTPAMFNKAGDTATITVIPGSKPSSTQTEDLVHAIRDQGADVRADTGARVLVTGTTAMNIDFSQKLNDALIPYLGLVVGLAFLLLIVVFRSVLVPLKAALGFLLSVLAALGAVVAVFQWGWLGGLIGVEETGPIMSMTPIFMVGVVFGLAMDYEVFLVTRMREAYVHGESPSQAIVTGFRHSAKVVVAAAIIMMAVFGGFISSGESIIKTIGFGLAIAVFFDAFVVRMAIVPAVLALLGKRAWWLPKWLDRALPNVDVEGEGLRTPSDAGEEDRELVRV; encoded by the coding sequence GTGGCCACGTTCCTTTACCGACTCGGCCGGCTCGCCTTCCGCCGCCGCCACTTCGTCGCCCTCATATGGGTGGCGCTGCTGACCCTCGCCGGCGTCGGCGCCGCCTCCGCGCCCGCCGCCGGGACAACCTCCTTCTCCATACCGGGAGTCGAGGCCCAGAAGGCCTTCGACCTGCTGGAACAGCGCTTCCCCGGGGCCAGCGCCGACGGCGGGACCGGGCGCATCGTCTTCAAGGCGCCCGAGGGCCAGAAGATGACCGACGCCGCCAACCGGGCGACCGTCGACAAGGCCGTCAAGGCCCTCCGTGACGGCTCCGAGGTCACCTCCGTCACCGACCCCTTCACGACGCACGCCGTGAGCAAGGACGGGACGGTCGCCTACACCTCCGTCAAGTACGACGTCCCCGGCATGGAGCTGCAGGACTCGACCCGGGACGCCCTCGAGGCGGCGGGCGACACGGCACGGGCCACCGGGCTGACCGTCGACGTCGGAGGCGACGCCCTCCAGGCCGGCGCCGAACCCGGTGCGATCGGCGAGGTCATCGGCCTCGCGATCGCCGCCGTCGTCCTCGTCCTCACCCTGGGCTCGCTGGTCGCGGCCGGGCTGCCGCTGCTCACCGCGATCATCGGCGTCGGCATCGGCGTCTCCACCATCACCGTCCTCGCCAAGGCGCTCGACCTCGGCGACACCACCTCCACCCTCGCGCTGATGATCGGCCTCGCGGTCGGCATCGACTACGCGCTGTTCATCGTCTCCCGCTACCGCAGCGAGCTCGCCGAGGGCCGCGACCGCGAGGAGGCCGTCGGCCGCGCCACCGGCACCGCAGGCTCGGCCGTCGTCTTCGCCGGCCTCACGGTCGTCATCGCCCTGGCGGGCCTCGCGGTCGTCAACGTGCCCATGCTGACCAAGATGGGCCTCGCCGCGGCGGGCACGGTCGTGGTCGCCGTCCTCATCGCGCTGACCATGGTCCCGGCGCTGCTCGGCTACGCGGGCAGGAAGGTCCGCGCCACCGGCGAGAAGCGCAGGCCGGCCGCCGTGAAGGGCGAGCAGGGCGAGCAGGACAAGCCCGGGCCGGGCGTCCGCTGGGCCAGCTTCGTCGTCCGTCGTCCGGCCGTCGTGCTGCTGCTCGGCGTGGTCGGTCTCGGCGCGATCGCCGTCCCGGTCGCCCAGCTGGAGCTGGGTCTGCCCGACGACGGCTCGCAGCCGACGTCCACGACCCAGCGCCGGGCCTACGACCTGCTGTCGGAGGGCTTCGGCCCCGGGTTCAACGGCCCCCTGCTGATCGTGGTCGACGCCGCGAACAGCGACGACCCCAAGGCCGCGGCCACCTCGGTGACCGACGGGATCAAGAAGCTCGGGGACGTCGCCACGGTCACCCCGGCGATGTTCAACAAGGCCGGCGACACCGCCACCATCACCGTGATCCCCGGCTCCAAGCCGTCCTCGACCCAGACCGAGGACCTGGTGCACGCCATCCGTGACCAGGGCGCCGACGTCAGGGCCGACACCGGCGCGCGGGTGCTGGTCACCGGCACCACCGCGATGAACATCGACTTCTCGCAGAAGCTCAACGACGCGCTGATCCCGTACCTGGGCCTGGTCGTCGGCCTGGCCTTCCTGCTGCTGATCGTGGTCTTCCGCTCCGTCCTGGTCCCGCTGAAGGCGGCCCTCGGCTTCCTGCTCAGCGTGCTCGCCGCGCTCGGCGCCGTGGTCGCGGTCTTCCAGTGGGGCTGGCTCGGCGGCCTGATCGGCGTCGAGGAGACCGGCCCGATCATGTCGATGACGCCGATCTTCATGGTGGGCGTGGTGTTCGGCCTCGCGATGGACTACGAGGTGTTCCTCGTGACCCGGATGCGGGAGGCGTACGTCCACGGCGAGAGCCCGAGCCAGGCCATCGTCACCGGCTTCCGGCACAGCGCCAAGGTGGTGGTCGCCGCCGCGATCATCATGATGGCCGTGTTCGGCGGCTTCATCAGCTCCGGCGAGTCCATCATCAAGACGATCGGCTTCGGCCTCGCGATCGCCGTCTTCTTCGACGCGTTCGTCGTCCGCATGGCGATCGTCCCGGCGGTGCTCGCGCTGCTCGGCAAGAGGGCCTGGTGGCTGCCGAAGTGGCTGGACCGCGCCCTGCCCAACGTGGACGTCGAGGGCGAGGGACTGCGCACCCCCTCCGACGCGGGCGAAGAGGACCGCGAACTGGTCCGCGTCTGA
- a CDS encoding DUF1876 domain-containing protein, whose protein sequence is MTHTATRTTVGWHVELEFEEDDRHTRAVALVRLPDGTEVRSQGHASRHTVDADQPRVGEEIAGARALNEIAMQLLTKAHTEIDDASGRTSHSINV, encoded by the coding sequence ATGACGCACACCGCAACGCGCACGACCGTCGGATGGCATGTCGAGCTGGAGTTCGAGGAGGACGACCGGCACACACGCGCGGTCGCGCTGGTGCGGCTGCCCGACGGGACCGAGGTGCGGTCCCAGGGGCACGCCAGCCGGCACACCGTGGACGCCGACCAGCCCCGGGTCGGAGAGGAGATCGCCGGCGCCCGCGCGCTCAACGAGATCGCCATGCAGCTGCTGACCAAGGCGCACACCGAGATCGACGACGCCTCGGGGCGGACGTCGCACTCGATCAACGTGTAG
- a CDS encoding EamA family transporter: MTPLVTAAVLLAAVTHAGWNAIAHRITDKLAGFALISGGGMLIGLALAPFTAFPAARAWPYLLSSAVIHIAYYALLMRSFRLGDFGQAYPLARGSAPLVVTVLAAVFAHEAPDARAAAGIALSCAGLTGVAVWGLRGRRPDRAAIGAALATGVTIAAYTVVDGLGVRASGSSLGYIAWLMAVQGAVVPAYAAHRRRGRTLAVLRPFAALGLLGSALSVLAYALVLWAQTRAELALVAALRESSVLVGAAIGALFFKERFGVPRLVAAGLLVVGIGLMLHPG, encoded by the coding sequence GTGACCCCGCTGGTCACCGCCGCCGTCCTGCTCGCCGCCGTCACCCACGCCGGCTGGAACGCCATCGCGCACCGGATCACCGACAAGCTCGCCGGGTTCGCGCTCATCTCCGGCGGCGGCATGCTCATCGGCCTCGCCCTCGCGCCGTTCACCGCTTTCCCGGCGGCCCGCGCCTGGCCGTACCTGCTGTCCTCCGCGGTGATCCACATCGCCTACTACGCGCTGCTCATGCGGTCGTTCCGGCTCGGCGACTTCGGCCAGGCGTACCCGCTCGCACGCGGCTCCGCGCCCCTCGTCGTCACCGTCCTCGCCGCCGTCTTCGCGCACGAGGCGCCCGACGCCCGGGCGGCCGCCGGGATCGCACTGTCCTGCGCGGGGCTGACCGGCGTCGCCGTCTGGGGACTGCGCGGGCGGCGGCCCGACCGGGCGGCGATCGGAGCCGCCCTCGCGACCGGCGTGACCATCGCGGCGTACACGGTCGTCGACGGTCTCGGCGTCCGCGCCTCCGGCTCCTCCCTGGGATACATCGCCTGGCTGATGGCCGTGCAGGGAGCCGTGGTCCCGGCCTACGCCGCCCACCGCCGGCGCGGGCGGACCCTCGCCGTCCTGCGTCCCTTCGCCGCCCTCGGCCTGCTCGGCTCGGCCCTGTCCGTCCTCGCGTACGCCCTCGTGCTGTGGGCGCAGACCCGCGCCGAACTCGCCCTGGTCGCGGCCCTGCGCGAGTCGTCGGTCCTGGTCGGGGCCGCCATCGGGGCGCTGTTCTTCAAGGAGCGGTTCGGGGTGCCCCGTCTCGTCGCCGCCGGGCTGCTGGTCGTCGGCATCGGTCTGATGCTCCACCCCGGCTGA
- a CDS encoding serine hydrolase domain-containing protein yields MDVSGAVAEGFEPVREAFARNFEALGDRGAAVSVYRDGRKVVDLWGGTKDVDGTAPWERGTAQIVRSATKGVVAAGLLLLHQRGELDLDAPVGTYWPEYKAAGKERTLVRHVLAHRAGVPVLDRPLTPAEAADPDLGAAAVAAQTPVWEPGTDHGYHAQTYSWLTGELVRRITGRPVGEWIADEIARPVGADLWLGLPAAQRGRAGRVGQVDAPVQAGALRTRPKPAVTAAYADPASLTRRAFAAITPLPDENDAAYRAAALPASNGIATAEGLARFYASLIGEVEGGVRLLRPETVELARGEQSSGPDRVLVVNTRFGLGPMLHGAASPLLSPRAFGHPGRGGALGLADPESGIAFAYVTNGFRASVTADPRAQALLRALRTATTATS; encoded by the coding sequence GTGGACGTGAGCGGTGCGGTGGCCGAGGGCTTCGAGCCGGTCAGGGAGGCGTTCGCACGGAACTTCGAGGCGCTCGGCGACCGGGGCGCGGCGGTCTCCGTCTACCGGGACGGCCGCAAGGTCGTCGACCTGTGGGGCGGCACGAAGGACGTCGACGGCACGGCCCCCTGGGAGCGGGGCACCGCCCAGATCGTGCGCTCGGCGACAAAGGGCGTGGTCGCCGCCGGCCTCCTGCTGCTGCACCAGCGCGGCGAGCTGGACCTGGACGCGCCCGTTGGGACGTACTGGCCCGAGTACAAGGCGGCCGGCAAGGAGCGCACCCTCGTACGGCACGTCCTCGCGCACCGCGCGGGCGTGCCGGTCCTCGACCGGCCGCTGACGCCCGCCGAGGCCGCCGACCCCGACCTCGGCGCGGCGGCGGTCGCGGCGCAGACCCCGGTCTGGGAGCCCGGGACGGACCACGGCTACCACGCGCAGACCTACAGCTGGCTGACCGGTGAGCTGGTGCGGCGGATCACCGGACGGCCGGTCGGCGAGTGGATCGCCGACGAGATCGCCCGGCCGGTCGGCGCCGACCTGTGGCTCGGACTGCCGGCCGCGCAACGCGGGCGGGCGGGACGCGTGGGCCAAGTGGATGCGCCGGTGCAGGCGGGCGCGCTGAGGACCCGGCCCAAGCCCGCCGTCACCGCCGCCTACGCCGATCCGGCCTCCCTCACCCGGCGCGCCTTCGCCGCGATCACCCCGCTGCCCGACGAGAACGACGCCGCGTACCGGGCCGCCGCGCTGCCCGCGTCCAACGGCATCGCGACCGCCGAGGGCCTGGCCCGCTTCTACGCGTCGCTGATCGGCGAGGTGGAGGGCGGGGTGCGGCTGCTGCGGCCGGAGACGGTGGAACTCGCGCGCGGCGAGCAGTCGTCGGGCCCGGACCGGGTCCTGGTGGTGAACACCCGGTTCGGCCTCGGGCCCATGCTGCACGGCGCCGCCTCCCCGCTGCTGTCGCCCCGCGCCTTCGGCCACCCGGGCCGCGGCGGCGCCCTCGGCCTCGCCGACCCGGAGTCGGGGATCGCCTTCGCCTATGTCACCAACGGCTTCCGCGCGAGCGTGACGGCGGACCCGCGGGCGCAGGCGTTGCTCCGCGCGCTGCGGACGGCGACCACGGCGACGTCGTGA
- a CDS encoding TetR/AcrR family transcriptional regulator: MTEVSTARRSRITPEREAELYEAVLELLREVGYDALTMDAVAARTRSSKATLYRQWGGKPELVAKAVRHSKPGGSLDAIDTGSLRGDLHALTLRSDDCQMEQNSALMRGLAMAVHDNPDLLKAFKEHLIEPELAEFRRVLSRAIDRGEVRADNPAAEFVMHMMIGAFAARTLLDEQPPTQEFLLSYIDAVVLPALCAPNPAT, translated from the coding sequence ATGACCGAGGTCTCGACGGCGCGTCGCAGCCGCATCACTCCCGAGCGTGAGGCCGAGCTGTACGAGGCCGTGCTCGAACTCCTCCGCGAAGTCGGCTACGACGCCCTCACCATGGACGCCGTCGCCGCCCGCACCAGGTCCAGCAAGGCGACGCTCTACCGCCAGTGGGGCGGCAAGCCCGAGCTGGTGGCGAAGGCGGTCCGGCACAGCAAGCCGGGCGGCTCCCTCGACGCGATCGACACCGGGTCCCTCAGGGGCGACCTGCACGCCCTCACCCTGCGCTCGGACGACTGCCAGATGGAGCAGAACTCCGCGCTCATGCGAGGGCTGGCCATGGCCGTCCACGACAACCCGGACCTGCTGAAGGCGTTCAAGGAACACCTCATCGAACCGGAGCTGGCCGAGTTCCGCCGGGTGCTGTCACGGGCGATCGACCGGGGGGAAGTCCGCGCGGACAACCCCGCGGCCGAGTTCGTGATGCACATGATGATCGGGGCGTTCGCGGCCCGGACACTGCTCGACGAGCAGCCCCCGACGCAGGAATTCCTCCTCTCGTACATCGACGCCGTGGTGCTCCCCGCCCTCTGCGCGCCGAATCCCGCCACCTGA
- a CDS encoding MarR family winged helix-turn-helix transcriptional regulator has translation MTDEEPAADRSLLLLDEQLCFALYAAQRAVTAAYRPLLDELGLTYPQYLVLLVLWERGETRVKDLASALRLDYGTMSPLLKRLEAAGLVRRERAAHDERSVLVACTGPGEELRRRAERVPGALLASTGLETAEVARLREELWGLAERAHPTADRAR, from the coding sequence GTGACTGACGAGGAACCCGCCGCCGACCGTTCGCTGCTGCTCCTCGACGAGCAGCTCTGCTTCGCGCTGTACGCGGCCCAGCGCGCGGTGACCGCCGCCTACCGGCCGCTGCTGGACGAGCTGGGCCTGACCTACCCGCAGTACCTCGTGCTGCTGGTGCTGTGGGAGCGGGGCGAGACGAGGGTCAAGGACCTGGCGTCGGCGCTGCGGCTGGACTACGGCACTATGTCGCCGCTGCTGAAGCGCCTGGAGGCGGCGGGGCTGGTGCGCCGGGAGCGCGCGGCGCACGACGAGCGCTCGGTGCTGGTGGCGTGCACCGGCCCCGGCGAGGAGCTGAGGCGGCGTGCGGAGCGCGTCCCCGGGGCGCTGCTCGCATCGACGGGACTGGAGACGGCGGAGGTCGCGCGGCTGCGCGAGGAGCTGTGGGGTCTCGCGGAGCGGGCCCACCCGACGGCGGACCGCGCCCGCTAG